A DNA window from uncultured Methanoregula sp. contains the following coding sequences:
- a CDS encoding PIN domain-containing protein, which yields MKVYLDVCCLCRPFDDQKTNRIHLEAEAIKEILVRCTRDWMLVTSDAVSFEISRIPDSTRMKKAQNLADLAKEHVAITKTVSQLYFKFIEMGIEPADALHLACAESTGAALITTDDAIIKIIKMHAHQITIEVKNPVEWLMGVNEYGGKDTE from the coding sequence TTGAAAGTCTATCTTGATGTGTGTTGCCTTTGCCGGCCGTTCGATGATCAGAAGACGAACCGTATCCATCTTGAAGCAGAAGCCATCAAGGAGATCCTGGTGCGATGTACCCGGGACTGGATGCTGGTTACCAGTGATGCTGTCAGTTTTGAAATTTCACGTATACCTGACAGTACCCGGATGAAAAAAGCGCAGAACCTCGCTGATCTCGCAAAAGAGCATGTTGCAATTACAAAAACCGTTTCGCAGCTTTATTTTAAATTTATTGAAATGGGTATTGAACCGGCGGATGCATTGCATCTCGCATGTGCGGAATCAACGGGAGCTGCTCTGATTACGACTGATGATGCGATCATCAAAATTATTAAGATGCACGCTCATCAGATTACTATTGAAGTTAAAAATCCCGTTGAATGGCTCATGGGGGTGAACGAAT